The Candidatus Hydrogenedens sp. genome includes a window with the following:
- the msrB gene encoding peptide-methionine (R)-S-oxide reductase MsrB codes for MIDNENTKEPLSEEAYYVLRCRGTERPFSGKYWNHKEKGIYVCAGCGTKLFSSEHKFDSGTGWPSFFSPIDDRVIEEEVDTSHGMVRMEVHCANCKGHLGHVFPDGPKPTYQRYCINSSALNFIPSYKKEGNI; via the coding sequence ATGATTGATAATGAAAATACAAAAGAACCTTTGAGCGAAGAAGCATATTATGTTTTAAGATGTCGTGGAACAGAACGCCCATTTTCAGGAAAATACTGGAATCATAAAGAAAAGGGGATTTATGTATGTGCAGGATGTGGAACGAAATTATTTTCATCAGAGCACAAATTTGATTCGGGCACAGGTTGGCCCAGTTTTTTTTCACCAATAGATGACAGAGTCATAGAGGAGGAAGTAGATACAAGCCATGGAATGGTTAGGATGGAGGTTCACTGTGCAAATTGCAAGGGACATCTGGGACATGTTTTTCCTGACGGTCCTAAACCGACATATCAAAGATATTGCATTAATTCCTCCGCTTTAAATTTTATCCCATCGTATAAAAAGGAAGGTAATATATAA